From [Clostridium] symbiosum, a single genomic window includes:
- a CDS encoding glutamine synthetase family protein — protein sequence MDKERIDGCFLEEEADLMKLQFTDLFGRLKMVEMTRGQSQKVMADGYPINRFALGGLRKEGAVLPFPAGLQDKAENTGLYLKPDMATYQMLPWDSGQENVAGVICDVMNSDGSPSPIDTRSLLKATIDRAERLGLSLYFDFQCEFYLFHTDDEGRPTTVTHEVAGYYDAGPIDLAESVRRDIMLSLSEAGMEVESSHHGTTPGQHCFLLPVRYGVEAADYLQTFKTAVKRIAKRHGLHAAFMPKPNGNGDGSGLHTGIVIRDKNGNTDKETAMYFRCGILKHLREMMIFTNPLINSYKRLAAEKYNAVQPEFPATIWEEGTDKAVRYTEDKDGIVTVTALFPDPSANPYLVLAALAAAGLDGIEKKIRASECDENPKFPETLGVVLRELDGNAFAKTEFGETLCGMYREGKQEEWDRFCSFVTDWEIQEYLYRC from the coding sequence ATGGATAAAGAGAGAATAGACGGATGTTTTTTAGAGGAAGAAGCCGATTTGATGAAACTGCAGTTTACGGATTTATTCGGCCGGCTCAAGATGGTGGAGATGACCCGAGGACAGTCCCAAAAGGTGATGGCGGACGGTTATCCAATCAACCGATTTGCTCTGGGCGGCCTGAGAAAGGAGGGAGCAGTTCTTCCGTTTCCCGCCGGTCTGCAGGATAAGGCGGAGAATACAGGACTTTACCTGAAACCGGATATGGCAACATACCAGATGCTTCCCTGGGATTCGGGACAGGAGAATGTGGCCGGGGTAATCTGCGACGTTATGAACTCCGACGGCAGCCCGTCCCCGATTGATACAAGGAGCCTTTTAAAAGCGACGATCGACAGAGCCGAACGGCTGGGCCTTAGTCTTTATTTTGACTTTCAATGTGAGTTTTATTTATTTCATACGGATGATGAGGGGAGGCCGACAACGGTCACCCACGAGGTCGCAGGATATTACGATGCGGGGCCGATTGACCTGGCCGAGAGCGTCCGGCGCGACATCATGTTAAGCCTTTCGGAGGCTGGGATGGAGGTGGAGAGCAGCCACCACGGAACAACTCCGGGACAGCACTGTTTTCTGCTTCCCGTACGCTACGGTGTGGAAGCCGCAGACTATCTTCAGACGTTTAAGACGGCGGTGAAGAGAATTGCAAAACGCCACGGGCTGCATGCGGCATTTATGCCGAAGCCGAACGGTAACGGAGACGGTTCGGGTCTTCACACGGGCATTGTAATCCGCGATAAAAATGGCAATACTGATAAAGAGACGGCCATGTATTTCCGCTGTGGTATATTAAAACATTTACGGGAGATGATGATATTTACCAACCCTTTGATCAATTCCTACAAACGCCTTGCAGCGGAGAAATACAATGCAGTCCAGCCCGAATTTCCGGCGACCATCTGGGAGGAAGGCACTGATAAGGCGGTGCGCTATACGGAGGACAAGGACGGGATTGTAACTGTCACGGCGCTTTTTCCCGATCCGTCGGCCAATCCTTATCTTGTCCTGGCTGCGCTTGCGGCCGCGGGGCTCGATGGAATTGAGAAAAAGATACGGGCCTCGGAATGTGATGAAAACCCGAAATTCCCGGAGACGCTGGGCGTGGTCCTCAGAGAACTGGACGGGAACGCATTTGCCAAAACAGAGTTCGGGGAAACGCTCTGCGGAATGTACCGGGAGGGCAAACAGGAGGAATGGGACCGTTTCTGTTCCTTTGTGACCGACTGGGAGATTCAGGAATACCTTTACCGCTGTTAA
- a CDS encoding ANTAR domain-containing protein, which produces MINVIVAFSRPEDGRNIKNILIKNGLQVTASCTSGSQVLAQADDLQSGIVISGFRFGDMTCRQLSRQLPPGFDMLLIASPARWSGENMGEIVCLPAPFKMCDLMSTVRMIERMQTEKRKLKRNRQSMRNEDDKKAIDQAKGLLISRNSMTEPEAHKYLQKCSMDSGTGIAEAARMVLSLYK; this is translated from the coding sequence GTGATCAACGTCATAGTGGCATTTTCCAGGCCGGAAGATGGAAGAAATATTAAAAATATACTAATAAAAAACGGACTGCAGGTGACGGCGTCCTGTACATCCGGTTCCCAGGTTCTCGCTCAGGCGGATGATCTGCAGAGCGGGATCGTGATCAGCGGTTTCAGGTTCGGCGACATGACCTGCCGCCAGTTGAGCCGCCAGCTTCCGCCGGGCTTTGACATGCTCCTGATCGCCTCACCCGCCAGATGGAGCGGTGAAAATATGGGAGAGATTGTATGTCTGCCGGCGCCGTTTAAAATGTGTGATCTGATGTCCACGGTGCGCATGATAGAGCGGATGCAGACAGAGAAGCGCAAGCTTAAAAGAAACCGCCAGTCCATGAGAAATGAGGATGACAAAAAGGCCATTGACCAGGCGAAGGGACTCCTGATCAGCCGCAACAGCATGACGGAGCCGGAGGCGCACAAATATCTGCAGAAATGCAGCATGGACAGCGGAACGGGGATTGCGGAGGCGGCCAGGATGGTGCTGAGCCTTTACAAATGA
- a CDS encoding pyridoxal phosphate-dependent aminotransferase — MISKKMIPLMQNNSAIRMMFEEGKKLAAIHGAENVFDFSLGNPSVPAPAEVNQAIADIIKEEDSLFIHGYMSNAGYEDVRGTIADSLNRRFHTSFGMANILMTVGAASGLNVILKTILDPGDQVITFAPYFVEYGSYVRNYDGELVVVPPNTADFQPDLKKLEEKINGRTKAVIINTPNNPTGVIYSDETLKNIASVLEKKEKELGISIVLISDEPYRELAYDGAVVPWVTNYYHNTVVCYSYSKSLSLPGERIGYLVIPDEMEDSKNVIQAATIANRVLGCVNAPSLMQRVIKRCVDAEVDVAAYDRNRNLLYNGLKGYGFECIKPEGAFYLFVKSPVEDEKEFCETAKQFNVLVVPGSSFACPGYVRIAYCVAYERIERSMAAFKKIAEHYHLI; from the coding sequence ATGATTTCAAAAAAAATGATACCACTTATGCAGAACAACTCTGCAATCAGAATGATGTTTGAAGAAGGAAAAAAACTTGCCGCCATCCACGGAGCCGAAAATGTATTTGATTTCAGCCTGGGAAATCCCAGCGTACCGGCGCCCGCCGAAGTAAATCAGGCAATTGCGGATATAATAAAAGAGGAAGATTCTCTTTTTATCCACGGTTATATGTCAAATGCCGGATATGAAGATGTCCGCGGGACGATAGCGGATTCACTGAACAGACGGTTTCACACGTCGTTTGGGATGGCGAATATCCTGATGACGGTGGGGGCGGCCAGCGGCCTTAACGTAATTTTAAAGACCATCCTGGATCCGGGTGACCAGGTCATCACATTTGCCCCGTATTTTGTGGAGTACGGCTCCTATGTGCGCAACTACGACGGAGAACTGGTGGTGGTTCCCCCGAACACGGCCGATTTCCAGCCTGATTTAAAGAAACTTGAGGAAAAGATTAACGGCAGGACAAAAGCCGTTATTATCAATACTCCCAACAATCCCACCGGCGTGATTTATTCCGATGAAACGCTTAAAAATATCGCCTCGGTATTGGAAAAGAAGGAGAAGGAGCTGGGGATTTCCATCGTCCTGATCTCAGATGAACCATACAGGGAGCTGGCTTATGACGGAGCTGTGGTACCCTGGGTGACAAACTATTACCATAATACCGTGGTCTGCTACTCCTACAGCAAATCCCTGTCCCTGCCGGGAGAGCGTATCGGCTATCTGGTCATCCCGGACGAGATGGAGGACAGTAAGAACGTGATTCAGGCCGCTACGATAGCCAACCGGGTCCTGGGCTGCGTCAACGCGCCTTCCCTGATGCAGAGAGTCATCAAACGCTGCGTGGATGCGGAGGTGGATGTGGCTGCCTACGACAGGAACAGAAACCTGTTGTACAACGGGCTGAAGGGATATGGATTTGAATGCATCAAACCGGAGGGGGCTTTTTACCTCTTTGTGAAATCACCGGTGGAGGATGAAAAAGAATTCTGTGAGACGGCGAAGCAGTTTAATGTGCTCGTGGTTCCGGGAAGCTCTTTTGCCTGCCCGGGATATGTGAGAATTGCCTACTGTGTTGCTTATGAAAGAATTGAACGCTCCATGGCGGCATTTAAAAAGATCGCGGAGCATTACCATTTAATTTAA
- a CDS encoding AraC family transcriptional regulator, which produces MDSYEKRGYLDREFRLFHLAACLPDDINYHYHDFDKVLIFLKGDVDYIIEGRSYHLNPYDIVLVGHHAIHKPVIGSDEIYERIVVYLSPDYVDSFRSENCDLSRCFQDARDHCSDVLRISSLKISSLYESLLRLEKACREDGYAKELYCRILFLEFMIHLNRAAVENHLEYVSTSPGSEKVLEIMRYISENPSSDYTIDSLASRFYLSKYHMMRLFKQETGYTITSYINEKRLLMAKELLNRGVPVTEVCYHCGFRNYAAFLRAYKKTFGENPKAGKKGGKFS; this is translated from the coding sequence ATGGATTCCTATGAAAAACGCGGCTATCTGGACCGGGAATTCCGGCTGTTCCATCTGGCGGCCTGTCTGCCCGACGACATCAACTACCATTACCATGATTTTGACAAAGTCCTGATCTTTTTAAAGGGCGACGTGGACTATATTATCGAAGGCCGCTCCTACCATCTGAACCCCTACGACATCGTCCTGGTCGGCCACCACGCCATCCATAAACCGGTGATTGGCTCCGATGAAATCTATGAACGCATCGTCGTATATCTCTCCCCCGACTATGTGGACAGTTTCCGTTCCGAAAACTGCGATTTAAGCCGCTGTTTCCAGGATGCCAGGGACCACTGCTCCGATGTCCTCCGCATCAGTTCGCTGAAAATCAGCTCCCTGTACGAGAGTCTGCTCCGTCTGGAAAAAGCCTGCCGTGAAGATGGCTATGCCAAAGAGCTGTACTGCCGGATCCTGTTCCTGGAATTCATGATCCACCTGAACAGGGCCGCCGTAGAAAACCATCTGGAATATGTAAGCACCAGCCCCGGCAGTGAAAAAGTCCTGGAAATCATGCGCTATATCTCCGAGAACCCATCCTCCGACTACACAATAGACAGCCTGGCGTCCCGTTTCTACCTCAGCAAATACCACATGATGCGCCTCTTCAAACAGGAGACAGGCTACACCATCACCAGCTACATCAACGAAAAACGCCTCCTGATGGCCAAAGAACTCCTAAACCGCGGCGTCCCGGTCACCGAAGTCTGTTACCACTGCGGGTTCAGGAATTATGCGGCGTTTCTGCGGGCTTATAAAAAGACGTTTGGGGAGAATCCTAAGGCGGGGAAAAAAGGGGGGAAGTTTAGTTGA
- the dapF gene encoding diaminopimelate epimerase, producing MKKVTFEKYHCMGNDYLVYDPNKNELKLSEENIKLICDRNFGVGSDGILAGPYLDREKMYVKILNPDGSEVPKSGNGMGIFAKYLKDAGYVQKTSVSWMTMSGEENVFYLNEEGTRVKISMGRPTFWSDEIPVTGERREMVNQTMMFGKIPYVTTCLSIGNPHCVIWMSEISREQVCRIGEHSENADYFPEKVNTQLLNVLDRTNIQIEIYERGAGYTLASGSCACAAACAALKLGLADNNMYVHMPGGVLEVEIKEDGTVYMVGEVGYVGTITLGAELTEKLRAMHGKK from the coding sequence ATGAAGAAGGTTACATTTGAGAAATACCATTGCATGGGAAATGATTATCTCGTATATGATCCGAATAAGAATGAGCTGAAACTGAGTGAGGAGAACATTAAACTGATCTGCGACAGGAACTTTGGAGTGGGTTCGGATGGAATTCTTGCAGGTCCCTATCTGGATCGGGAGAAGATGTATGTAAAGATTTTGAATCCGGACGGAAGTGAAGTGCCGAAGAGCGGAAACGGCATGGGGATCTTTGCAAAGTATTTAAAGGATGCCGGTTATGTGCAGAAGACCAGCGTTTCCTGGATGACCATGAGCGGGGAGGAGAATGTTTTTTATCTCAATGAGGAGGGGACCAGGGTTAAGATATCCATGGGACGCCCAACCTTTTGGAGTGATGAGATTCCCGTGACGGGAGAGCGCCGCGAGATGGTCAACCAGACCATGATGTTTGGGAAGATTCCTTATGTGACCACCTGTCTTTCCATCGGCAATCCCCACTGTGTAATCTGGATGAGCGAGATTTCCAGAGAGCAGGTGTGCAGGATTGGAGAGCATTCCGAGAATGCCGACTATTTCCCTGAGAAGGTGAATACACAGCTTCTCAATGTGCTGGACAGGACCAATATTCAGATTGAAATTTATGAGAGAGGGGCAGGGTATACTCTGGCCTCCGGAAGCTGTGCCTGTGCGGCTGCCTGCGCGGCGCTCAAATTGGGGCTGGCCGATAATAACATGTATGTCCACATGCCCGGCGGAGTCCTGGAAGTGGAGATTAAAGAGGACGGAACCGTATACATGGTAGGCGAAGTCGGCTATGTGGGAACCATCACACTGGGAGCCGAACTGACCGAAAAACTGCGTGCGATGCACGGAAAAAAATAA
- the dapF gene encoding diaminopimelate epimerase has product MKFTKMQGIGNDYVYVNCFEEKVEDASRLAVAVSDRHFGIGSDGLILIKPSDVADCQMDMYNLDGTRGAMCGNGVRCVGKYAYDHHIVDRPQISVETASGIKYLDMKVEDGKVTAVTVDMGKPVQTSELFEELEVDGKKYHFIGVSMGNPHAVLFENEFGGPIEKLDLEKMGPGFEHHDKFPDRTNTEFIRVIDRKHIKMRVWERGSGETMACGTGACATAVAAILAGYADDTVEVELLGGCLTITWDREKDTVYMTGPAVEVFNGEYTL; this is encoded by the coding sequence ATGAAATTTACAAAGATGCAGGGAATCGGCAATGACTATGTATATGTGAACTGCTTTGAGGAGAAGGTGGAGGATGCGTCCAGGCTGGCGGTAGCGGTGAGCGACCGTCATTTCGGAATTGGTTCCGACGGCCTGATTCTGATTAAACCGTCGGATGTGGCGGACTGTCAGATGGATATGTACAACCTGGACGGCACCAGAGGCGCCATGTGCGGCAACGGAGTCCGCTGCGTGGGAAAATATGCCTATGACCATCATATCGTAGACAGGCCTCAAATCAGCGTTGAGACGGCGTCGGGGATCAAATACCTCGATATGAAGGTGGAGGACGGAAAAGTGACGGCCGTCACCGTGGATATGGGAAAACCGGTTCAGACCTCGGAACTGTTTGAAGAGCTAGAAGTGGACGGGAAGAAATATCATTTCATCGGAGTTTCCATGGGAAATCCCCACGCTGTGCTGTTTGAAAATGAATTCGGCGGGCCGATTGAAAAACTGGACCTGGAGAAAATGGGTCCCGGCTTTGAACACCACGATAAATTCCCGGACAGGACGAACACGGAGTTTATCAGGGTGATCGACAGGAAACACATCAAGATGCGCGTCTGGGAGCGGGGTTCCGGCGAGACGATGGCCTGCGGAACCGGCGCCTGTGCCACCGCAGTGGCCGCCATTCTGGCCGGATATGCGGACGACACGGTGGAAGTGGAGCTTTTGGGCGGCTGTCTCACCATCACATGGGATCGGGAAAAAGATACCGTGTATATGACGGGACCGGCAGTGGAGGTATTTAACGGCGAATATACGCTGTAA
- the ytvI gene encoding sporulation integral membrane protein YtvI → MEDVKKYLRMILNIVIPLAGLCLVCFLGPKLLSFFMPFVIGWIIAMIANPLVRFLERHLKLVRRHGSMVIIVGVLVLVIGLLYLAITWIYSELAGFVGDLPLLYENALSEISNAIQNSQKLLTYLPDSLQKPLLEISNNLGGTIGTLFSKAAAPTVEIAGNVAKRIPNVMVNTVIMILASYLFLAEREKILRVLRAALPPFVFRYAEYLKKDARGLIGGYFLAQFRIMFVVAAILAAGLLILGVKYSLLLAIFIALLDFLPIFGTGTVLIPWAVVKLFSAEYPYAVGLILIYITTQVVRQIIQPKIVGDSMGLPPLLTLFLLYMGFKLSGIAGMILAVPIGLVFINFYKYGAFDSMIENMKMLIREVSEFRKGGGD, encoded by the coding sequence TTGGAGGATGTAAAAAAATATCTCAGGATGATTTTAAATATTGTAATTCCTCTGGCAGGACTTTGCCTTGTATGCTTTCTGGGACCAAAGCTGCTGAGCTTTTTTATGCCCTTTGTGATCGGCTGGATTATCGCAATGATTGCCAATCCCCTGGTGCGGTTTCTGGAACGCCACTTAAAGCTGGTTCGGCGCCACGGTTCCATGGTAATTATCGTGGGCGTGCTTGTGCTGGTAATCGGTCTTCTGTATCTGGCTATTACCTGGATTTACTCGGAGTTAGCCGGCTTTGTCGGAGACCTGCCGCTGCTCTATGAAAATGCGCTCAGCGAAATATCGAATGCGATTCAGAACAGCCAGAAGCTGCTCACCTATCTGCCGGACAGTCTCCAGAAACCGCTTTTGGAAATCTCCAACAATCTGGGAGGAACCATCGGCACTCTGTTTTCCAAAGCCGCCGCCCCAACGGTGGAGATTGCGGGAAATGTGGCAAAACGGATTCCCAATGTCATGGTAAATACGGTTATCATGATTCTGGCATCTTACCTGTTTCTGGCGGAGCGTGAGAAGATTCTCCGCGTCCTGAGAGCGGCGCTGCCGCCGTTTGTATTCCGCTATGCGGAATATCTGAAAAAAGACGCCAGAGGCCTGATCGGCGGCTACTTCCTGGCGCAGTTTCGGATTATGTTTGTGGTGGCCGCCATCCTCGCGGCCGGACTGTTAATATTGGGAGTGAAATACAGTCTGCTGCTGGCAATCTTTATCGCCCTGTTAGACTTCCTTCCGATTTTCGGAACGGGAACCGTCCTGATCCCCTGGGCTGTTGTGAAGCTGTTTTCTGCGGAGTACCCATACGCCGTGGGGCTGATTCTGATTTACATTACAACCCAGGTAGTCCGCCAGATTATCCAGCCGAAGATAGTCGGAGACTCCATGGGGCTGCCGCCGCTTCTCACGCTCTTCCTCCTGTATATGGGATTCAAACTGAGCGGAATAGCCGGAATGATCCTGGCGGTGCCGATTGGGCTTGTGTTTATCAACTTCTATAAATACGGGGCATTTGACTCGATGATTGAGAATATGAAGATGTTGATTCGGGAGGTTAGTGAGTTTAGAAAAGGGGGAGGGGATTGA